Proteins from a genomic interval of Polaribacter sejongensis:
- a CDS encoding GNAT family N-acetyltransferase has product MSEISIRTATLQDLETLLEFEQGVITAERPLDPFLGDGKLSYYNIPELISNEDIYFIVAISNDQIIASGYLRIENSKHYHKNPKHGYIGFIFVKPAFRGNKISNLILESLKNWAVKKDIKELRLDVYSNNSAAIKSYERFGFTKILVNMKMSI; this is encoded by the coding sequence ATGAGCGAAATTTCTATTAGAACTGCAACTTTACAAGATTTAGAAACCTTATTAGAATTTGAACAAGGAGTTATAACAGCAGAAAGACCTTTAGATCCTTTTTTAGGCGATGGTAAATTGTCTTATTACAATATACCCGAATTAATTTCTAATGAAGACATTTATTTTATTGTTGCTATTTCTAACGATCAAATAATTGCTTCTGGTTACCTAAGAATAGAAAATTCTAAACATTATCACAAAAACCCAAAACATGGTTATATTGGTTTTATATTTGTAAAACCCGCTTTTAGAGGAAACAAGATTAGTAATTTAATTTTAGAGTCTTTAAAAAATTGGGCAGTAAAAAAAGATATAAAAGAATTAAGATTGGATGTTTATAGCAATAATTCTGCGGCAATAAAATCTTATGAACGCTTTGGTTTTACAAAAATCTTAGTGAACATGAAAATGAGTATTTAA
- a CDS encoding dihydroorotase yields MAKSTLIKNARIVNENKTFLGDVLIENGIIKEISSDINATENVEIIHAEGKFLIPGFIDDQVHFREPGLTHKANIATESRAAVAGGITTFIEMPNTVPQATTQDLLEDKFKIAANDSYANYSFMFGGTNDNLEELLKTDPKKVAGIKLFLGSSTGNMLVDNEEILEKIFSSTKMIISVHCEDEATIRKNTQEFVDKYGDDIPVKYHPIIRSEAACYLSSSKAIELAKKTGARLHIFHVSTAKETELFRNDIPLEEKQITAEVCVHHLWFSDKDYEEKGTHIKWNPAVKTEKDRLGLWEALLDDRIDVLATDHAPHTLEEKTNVYTKAPSGGPLVQHAVIALLEKVKEGVIPIEKLVEKMSHNPAKLFQIEKRGFIKEGYFADIVLIDTNKPQTVSKDNILYKCGWSPFEGTTFSSTITHTFVNGNLIYNEGVFNDNIKGKRLTFNR; encoded by the coding sequence ATGGCGAAATCAACTTTAATAAAAAACGCAAGAATTGTAAATGAAAACAAAACTTTTTTAGGGGATGTTCTCATTGAAAACGGAATTATAAAAGAAATTTCATCAGATATAAATGCAACTGAAAATGTTGAAATTATTCATGCAGAAGGGAAGTTTTTAATTCCTGGTTTTATAGATGATCAAGTACATTTTAGAGAACCTGGCTTAACACATAAAGCAAATATTGCTACAGAAAGTAGAGCTGCCGTTGCTGGCGGAATTACTACTTTTATAGAAATGCCAAACACCGTACCGCAAGCTACAACGCAAGATTTATTAGAAGATAAATTTAAAATTGCAGCAAACGATTCTTACGCTAATTATTCTTTTATGTTTGGTGGAACAAACGATAATTTAGAAGAATTATTAAAAACAGACCCTAAAAAAGTAGCCGGAATTAAATTATTTTTAGGTTCTTCTACGGGAAATATGTTGGTTGATAATGAAGAAATTCTAGAGAAAATTTTCTCATCAACAAAAATGATTATTTCTGTACACTGTGAAGATGAAGCAACTATCAGAAAAAACACACAAGAATTTGTTGATAAATATGGCGATGATATTCCAGTAAAATACCATCCAATTATTAGAAGTGAAGCAGCTTGTTATTTATCGTCTTCTAAAGCAATTGAATTGGCAAAGAAAACAGGTGCACGTTTGCATATTTTCCATGTATCAACAGCTAAAGAAACGGAGCTTTTTAGAAATGACATTCCTTTAGAAGAAAAACAAATTACCGCAGAAGTTTGTGTGCATCATTTATGGTTCTCTGATAAAGATTACGAAGAAAAAGGAACCCATATAAAATGGAATCCGGCTGTAAAAACAGAAAAAGACAGACTTGGTTTATGGGAAGCTTTGTTAGATGACAGAATTGATGTTTTGGCAACAGACCACGCTCCGCATACTTTAGAAGAAAAAACAAATGTATACACAAAAGCACCAAGTGGCGGACCTTTAGTACAACATGCAGTTATTGCGCTTTTAGAAAAAGTAAAAGAAGGAGTAATTCCGATTGAAAAACTAGTTGAAAAAATGAGCCATAATCCGGCAAAATTATTTCAAATTGAGAAACGTGGTTTTATAAAAGAAGGATATTTTGCAGATATCGTTTTAATTGATACCAACAAGCCACAAACTGTTTCTAAAGACAATATTTTATACAAATGTGGCTGGTCTCCTTTTGAAGGAACTACATTTTCATCAACCATAACCCATACCTTTGTAAATGGAAATTTAATCTATAATGAAGGTGTTTTTAATGATAATATTAAAGGAAAACGCCTGACTTTTAATCGTTAA
- a CDS encoding DUF4296 domain-containing protein produces the protein MKNLSYFLVSIFLVSCTSNTIFKEPKDLIPRDTMTLLLGDMMIASSAKFVKNKNEQKKVNYMAFIYDKYKIDSLRFQNSNLYYTSKIDLYEEMITDVKKNLEEKKDFYNKMSSRKDSIRRDSIKKVGKKLKELDSIKEIEPILEPTKDDFEIKN, from the coding sequence ATGAAAAACTTAAGCTATTTTCTTGTTTCTATTTTCTTGGTTTCTTGCACAAGTAACACCATTTTTAAAGAGCCAAAAGACCTTATTCCTAGAGACACCATGACCTTATTACTTGGGGATATGATGATTGCTTCTTCTGCAAAATTTGTTAAAAACAAAAATGAGCAAAAGAAAGTAAATTACATGGCTTTTATATATGATAAATATAAAATAGATAGCCTACGTTTTCAAAACAGCAACCTATATTATACCTCTAAAATAGATTTATATGAGGAAATGATTACCGATGTTAAAAAAAACTTAGAAGAAAAAAAAGATTTTTACAATAAAATGAGCTCTCGAAAAGATTCCATTAGAAGGGATTCTATTAAAAAAGTTGGAAAAAAATTGAAAGAATTAGATTCTATTAAAGAAATTGAACCGATCTTAGAGCCTACTAAGGACGATTTTGAGATAAAGAATTAA
- a CDS encoding NAD-dependent epimerase/dehydratase family protein: MILVTGGTGLVGAHLLYHLVKNDEKIRAIYRSEERIKKVQEVFSFYTDDAINLISKIEWFKADITDVPAMIPAFIGVEKVYHCAAFISFNPKDYREMRKVNIHGTAIIVNLAIDANVRKICFVGSIASVGDSLKGGLITEENEWNPESDNSGYSITKFGAEMEIWRASQEGVDVAIVNPGVILGSGFYTAGSGKMFTQVYNGFSYYTEGITGFVGVKDVVAAMIKLMNSSIKNERFILVAENKSFKEIFFSIADAFGKKRPTKNIKPWQTAIFWRVSWMLSLFSRKEPLLSKYSARSAHSVSKYSSEKIETTMPFQFEKIDDVIKEVSDRYVNSLSQNRP, encoded by the coding sequence ATGATTTTAGTTACTGGAGGAACAGGTTTAGTTGGCGCACATTTATTGTATCATTTGGTAAAAAATGATGAAAAAATACGTGCTATTTACCGTTCTGAAGAAAGAATTAAAAAAGTACAAGAAGTCTTTTCTTTTTATACGGATGATGCTATAAACTTAATTTCTAAAATAGAATGGTTTAAAGCAGACATTACAGATGTTCCTGCTATGATTCCTGCTTTTATTGGAGTTGAAAAAGTATATCATTGCGCAGCATTTATTTCCTTTAATCCGAAAGATTACAGGGAAATGCGCAAAGTAAATATACATGGAACAGCGATTATTGTAAACCTTGCCATTGATGCTAATGTTCGTAAAATTTGTTTTGTAGGTTCTATTGCTTCTGTGGGAGATTCTCTAAAAGGTGGCCTTATCACTGAAGAGAATGAATGGAATCCAGAATCTGATAATAGTGGATATTCGATAACGAAATTTGGGGCAGAAATGGAAATTTGGCGTGCAAGCCAAGAGGGAGTAGATGTGGCTATAGTAAACCCAGGTGTTATCTTAGGAAGCGGATTTTATACTGCTGGTTCTGGTAAAATGTTTACACAGGTTTATAACGGTTTTAGTTATTACACAGAAGGAATTACTGGTTTTGTAGGTGTTAAAGATGTTGTTGCAGCAATGATTAAGTTGATGAACTCTAGCATTAAAAATGAACGTTTTATTTTAGTTGCAGAGAATAAATCGTTTAAAGAAATTTTCTTTTCTATAGCTGATGCTTTCGGTAAAAAAAGACCAACAAAAAATATTAAGCCTTGGCAAACCGCTATTTTTTGGAGAGTTTCTTGGATGTTGTCTCTGTTTTCGAGAAAAGAGCCATTGTTGAGTAAATACTCAGCAAGAAGTGCACATTCAGTGTCTAAATACTCCTCAGAAAAGATTGAAACAACGATGCCTTTTCAGTTTGAAAAAATTGATGATGTGATAAAAGAAGTGTCTGATAGATATGTTAATTCTTTATCTCAAAATCGTCCTTAG
- the tyrS gene encoding tyrosine--tRNA ligase, with protein MTNFVEELRWRGLLHDIMPDTEDYLLKNKTAGYIGFDPTADSLHIGSLVQIFILKHFQNAGHNPIALIGGATGMVGDPSGKSAERNLLDEATLAKNVAGVRENLERFLDFDAAAENKAELVNNYDWMKDISLIDFVRDTGKHITVNYMMAKDSVKKRLSSESSVGMSFTEFTYQLFQGYDFYHLYQEKNCRLQMGGSDQWGNITTGTELIRRKAQGKAYAITVPLVTKADGTKFGKTESGNVWLNTDRTSPYKYYQYWLNSSDEDAENFIKKFTFLDKETVENLIAEHKENPHLRLLQKKLGEEVTILTHGKEAYKNALKASNILFGKSTASDLKSLDEQTFLDVFDGVPQATVSATDIEEGLDMIGALAAKTDFLKSNGDARRALKENAISVNKEKIKEDYSITKEDLIANKYVLLQRGKKTYYLLVVE; from the coding sequence ATGACAAATTTTGTTGAAGAATTACGCTGGCGTGGATTATTGCATGATATTATGCCAGACACGGAAGACTATTTATTAAAAAATAAAACTGCTGGTTATATTGGTTTTGATCCAACTGCAGACTCACTACATATTGGTAGTTTGGTGCAAATATTTATTTTGAAACATTTTCAAAATGCAGGTCATAACCCTATTGCTTTAATTGGTGGAGCTACTGGTATGGTTGGTGATCCTTCTGGAAAATCTGCAGAACGTAATTTGTTAGATGAAGCTACTTTGGCAAAAAATGTTGCTGGTGTTAGAGAAAATCTAGAACGTTTTTTAGACTTTGATGCCGCTGCAGAAAACAAAGCAGAATTGGTAAACAATTACGATTGGATGAAAGATATTTCATTAATCGATTTTGTAAGAGATACAGGGAAACATATTACTGTAAACTACATGATGGCTAAAGATTCTGTAAAGAAACGTTTGAGTTCTGAATCTTCAGTTGGTATGAGTTTTACAGAGTTTACCTACCAATTATTTCAAGGATACGATTTTTATCATTTATACCAAGAAAAAAATTGCAGACTGCAAATGGGTGGTTCAGATCAGTGGGGAAATATTACCACAGGTACAGAATTAATTCGTAGAAAAGCACAAGGAAAAGCGTATGCAATTACGGTTCCTTTAGTAACAAAAGCAGACGGAACCAAATTTGGTAAAACAGAAAGCGGAAATGTTTGGTTAAATACAGATAGAACTTCTCCATATAAATACTACCAATATTGGTTAAACTCTTCGGATGAAGATGCAGAGAACTTTATTAAAAAGTTTACATTTTTAGACAAAGAAACTGTAGAGAACTTAATTGCTGAGCATAAAGAGAATCCACATTTACGTTTGTTACAGAAAAAATTAGGGGAAGAAGTTACTATTTTAACACATGGTAAAGAAGCGTATAAAAATGCTTTAAAAGCTTCTAATATTTTATTCGGAAAATCTACTGCTTCTGATTTAAAATCTTTAGATGAACAAACATTTTTAGATGTGTTTGATGGAGTGCCACAAGCTACAGTATCTGCTACAGATATTGAGGAAGGTTTAGATATGATTGGTGCATTAGCAGCTAAAACAGACTTCTTAAAATCTAACGGAGACGCTAGAAGAGCATTAAAGGAAAATGCAATTTCTGTAAATAAAGAAAAAATAAAAGAAGATTATTCGATTACTAAAGAAGATTTAATTGCAAATAAATATGTGTTATTACAACGTGGTAAAAAAACATATTATTTATTAGTGGTTGAGTAA
- a CDS encoding YHS domain-containing (seleno)protein, which yields MKHVITLLVLIISTSLYAQDYNTKKGFVAEGYDVVSYFNNTSVKGNKKFVADYDGVQFKFSSKENLEIFNRSPKKYVPAYGGYCAYAIGAKGEKVSIDPETFEIRDGKLYLFYNSWGTNTLELWEEEGAEGLKIKADKNWLNINKK from the coding sequence ATGAAACACGTAATTACACTTTTAGTTCTTATAATTTCCACTTCACTATATGCTCAAGATTACAATACCAAAAAAGGTTTTGTTGCAGAGGGTTATGATGTGGTTTCTTATTTTAACAACACCTCAGTAAAAGGAAATAAAAAATTTGTTGCAGATTACGATGGTGTGCAATTTAAGTTTTCATCAAAAGAGAATTTAGAAATTTTTAATAGATCACCTAAAAAATACGTTCCTGCTTATGGAGGATATTGTGCATATGCAATTGGAGCAAAAGGAGAGAAGGTTTCTATAGACCCGGAAACATTTGAGATTAGAGATGGAAAATTATATCTATTCTACAATTCTTGGGGAACAAATACGTTAGAGTTATGGGAGGAAGAAGGAGCTGAAGGTTTAAAAATAAAAGCAGACAAAAACTGGTTGAATATTAATAAAAAATGA
- a CDS encoding alpha/beta fold hydrolase produces the protein MILVYKNANIFYTDQGKGTVVVLIHGFLENSTMWDKIVPELTKRNRVVTVDLLGHGKSDCLGYVHSMELFAETIEAVLKHLKVRKFILVGHSLGGYISLAISKMNSNKIKGLCLLNSTSNEDSEERIKIRIRANKMVQNNFESMVKMSISNLFNQENLLKFKEEINAVKKEALQTSLQGYVAANEGMKNRPNLNQYLKESKFNKMIIVGEKDLVLNLENSKEEAEKTNSELVIFPDGHMSHIENAPELIFMLKKFIKSCIS, from the coding sequence ATGATTTTAGTCTACAAAAACGCTAATATTTTTTATACAGATCAAGGAAAAGGAACTGTAGTTGTTCTAATTCATGGTTTTTTAGAGAATTCCACGATGTGGGATAAAATTGTACCTGAACTTACCAAAAGAAACAGAGTAGTTACAGTTGATTTGTTAGGTCATGGGAAATCTGATTGTTTGGGATATGTACACTCTATGGAATTGTTTGCAGAAACTATAGAAGCTGTTTTAAAGCATTTAAAAGTTAGAAAATTTATTTTGGTTGGCCATTCTTTAGGAGGATATATTTCTTTAGCTATTTCCAAAATGAATTCTAATAAAATAAAGGGCTTATGCTTATTAAATTCAACTTCTAACGAAGATTCTGAAGAACGAATAAAAATAAGAATAAGAGCAAATAAAATGGTTCAAAATAATTTTGAATCTATGGTAAAAATGTCCATTTCAAATTTATTTAATCAAGAAAATTTATTAAAATTTAAAGAGGAAATAAATGCGGTTAAAAAAGAGGCTTTACAAACTTCTTTACAAGGTTATGTTGCTGCGAATGAAGGGATGAAAAACCGACCTAATTTAAATCAATATTTAAAAGAAAGTAAATTTAATAAAATGATTATTGTTGGCGAGAAAGATCTAGTTTTAAATTTAGAAAATTCTAAAGAAGAGGCTGAAAAAACAAATTCTGAACTCGTTATTTTTCCTGACGGACATATGAGTCATATTGAAAACGCACCAGAACTGATTTTCATGTTAAAAAAATTCATAAAATCCTGTATATCTTAA
- a CDS encoding serine hydrolase, whose amino-acid sequence MFLKKAILLSLFLISLTLNAQIAEKQLDNLIEETLKTFDVPGISVGILKDGKIVYAKGHGVRSLTNKKDMNENTIVGIASNSKGFTCFALAMMVDAGKLNWDDKVRKHIPEFEMYDAWITQNITVRDLVTHRSGLDLGSGDLMFFPENNDFTTDDIIKNIKYLKPTSKFRTDFKYNNNMFIVAGEVLKRVSGLTWEEFIETKIMKPVGMTNSKASYNRVTNRTNIIDAHTRTEEKVIQIPHDWSETANPAGGIMSNVNDMLTWANFLMNDAVTKNGERLLSETQFHELWQLQTPLKVAKNDSYNSNFRGYGLGWFVTDVKGGHKQVYHTGGLLGTVTQFTMIPDLDLGIIVLTNQMNGSAFNTVTNTIKDAYLGYENRNWIEKLGTNNTKYLKYNDSIKASVYNKVALAKADKSLPKPNQIVGTYNDAWFGNMTISNDGNSYSIKCERSETLFGELLPYNQTTYVAKWNNRSYDADVFVQFSFDEKGNTTGATMKFIAPITDFSFDFNHLNFKKVN is encoded by the coding sequence ATGTTTCTTAAAAAAGCAATACTACTCTCCCTTTTCCTTATTTCATTAACCTTAAACGCACAAATTGCCGAGAAACAACTCGATAATTTAATAGAAGAAACCTTAAAAACATTTGATGTTCCTGGTATTTCTGTCGGAATTTTAAAAGATGGAAAAATAGTTTATGCTAAAGGACACGGAGTACGTTCTTTAACCAACAAAAAAGACATGAATGAAAATACCATAGTTGGTATTGCTTCTAACAGTAAAGGTTTTACATGCTTTGCATTAGCAATGATGGTCGATGCAGGGAAATTAAATTGGGATGATAAAGTAAGAAAACACATTCCGGAATTTGAAATGTACGACGCTTGGATTACTCAAAATATTACAGTTCGTGATTTAGTGACACACAGAAGTGGTTTAGATTTAGGTTCTGGAGATTTAATGTTTTTTCCTGAAAACAATGATTTTACTACAGACGATATCATCAAAAATATAAAATACTTGAAACCGACAAGTAAATTTAGAACCGATTTTAAATACAACAACAATATGTTTATTGTTGCTGGTGAAGTTTTAAAACGTGTTAGCGGACTTACATGGGAAGAGTTTATTGAAACTAAAATAATGAAACCCGTTGGTATGACCAACAGTAAAGCATCTTACAACCGAGTTACCAACAGAACAAATATTATTGATGCACACACGAGAACAGAAGAAAAAGTAATTCAGATTCCGCATGATTGGAGCGAAACTGCAAACCCTGCAGGTGGAATTATGAGCAACGTAAACGACATGTTAACTTGGGCTAATTTTTTAATGAATGATGCAGTTACCAAAAACGGAGAGCGCTTGCTAAGCGAAACTCAATTTCATGAACTTTGGCAATTACAAACTCCTTTAAAAGTAGCTAAAAACGATTCTTATAATTCTAACTTTAGAGGTTATGGTTTGGGTTGGTTTGTAACCGATGTAAAAGGCGGACATAAACAAGTCTATCACACAGGTGGTTTATTAGGTACCGTTACACAGTTTACGATGATTCCAGATTTAGATTTGGGAATTATTGTATTGACAAATCAAATGAACGGTAGCGCTTTTAACACTGTTACAAATACTATTAAAGACGCTTATTTAGGATATGAAAATAGAAACTGGATCGAAAAACTAGGTACAAATAATACCAAATATTTAAAATACAACGACAGTATAAAAGCAAGTGTTTATAATAAAGTTGCATTAGCCAAAGCTGATAAAAGCTTACCGAAACCAAATCAAATTGTAGGAACCTACAACGATGCCTGGTTTGGAAATATGACCATTTCTAATGATGGAAATTCTTACAGCATAAAATGTGAGCGTTCAGAAACTTTATTTGGAGAATTATTGCCATACAACCAAACAACCTACGTTGCAAAATGGAACAACAGAAGTTATGATGCTGATGTTTTTGTACAGTTTTCTTTTGATGAAAAAGGAAATACCACAGGAGCAACCATGAAATTTATTGCACCAATTACAGATTTTAGTTTCGACTTTAATCATTTAAACTTTAAAAAAGTAAACTAA
- the brnQ gene encoding branched-chain amino acid transport system II carrier protein, whose product MNKTRDIWIAGFALFSLFFGAGNLILPPTLGVKSGSDWWIVVLGFILTAIIIPIFAIFAHARLQGTLYDFGKKVSPVFSTVFCFLIYIIAAAIPSPRTAAVTHEMAIQPFFDTPPILTSIVYFVLVFIFAVNRSKIISLIGKFLTPIIVAILLVIIAIATGTAPGTVSPSTFKNPFIDGILEGYQTFDAIAGVVVGAVIIISLDYSNHNTFSEKRTLIRKAGYIAGIGLLLIYGGLILSGSLFSSTFADDASRIEILSGLSTQTLGHYGTVFLSVLVALACFTTAVGIVTGTADYIKGICNNSKTAYIITAAIASIVGIIVGSYNVGFIIDVAVPALMFVYPITIMLILLNVVPEKYASKLVFRGVVIVTFIFSIPDFLGFIIPRENLTGVKSLIPLAEHSLGWVLPALIVFVLLNLMPNKAHE is encoded by the coding sequence TTGAACAAAACAAGAGATATTTGGATTGCAGGTTTTGCATTATTTTCACTCTTTTTTGGGGCTGGAAATTTAATTTTACCACCAACTTTAGGCGTTAAATCTGGATCAGATTGGTGGATTGTTGTTTTAGGTTTTATCTTAACAGCCATCATTATTCCTATTTTTGCCATTTTTGCACACGCAAGATTGCAAGGTACTTTGTACGATTTTGGTAAAAAGGTATCACCTGTATTTAGCACTGTTTTTTGTTTTTTAATCTACATTATTGCAGCGGCAATTCCAAGCCCAAGAACTGCTGCAGTTACACATGAAATGGCAATTCAACCATTTTTTGACACACCACCTATTTTAACAAGTATTGTTTACTTTGTTTTAGTCTTTATTTTTGCGGTAAATCGTTCTAAAATTATCAGTTTAATCGGTAAATTTTTAACACCAATTATTGTTGCAATTCTATTAGTAATTATTGCTATCGCTACGGGTACGGCTCCCGGAACCGTAAGTCCATCAACCTTTAAAAATCCTTTTATAGATGGAATTTTAGAAGGATATCAAACTTTTGATGCTATTGCAGGTGTTGTTGTTGGTGCTGTTATTATTATCTCTTTAGATTACAGCAATCACAACACTTTTAGTGAAAAAAGAACATTGATTAGAAAAGCGGGGTATATAGCAGGAATTGGTTTGTTATTAATTTACGGAGGCTTAATTTTAAGCGGATCTTTATTCTCATCAACCTTTGCAGATGATGCTTCTAGAATAGAAATTTTATCTGGTTTAAGCACTCAGACTTTAGGTCATTACGGAACCGTTTTTTTAAGTGTCTTGGTAGCTTTAGCTTGTTTTACAACAGCAGTTGGTATTGTTACCGGAACTGCAGATTATATAAAAGGAATTTGCAACAATTCTAAAACTGCGTATATTATTACAGCAGCAATTGCATCTATTGTGGGTATTATTGTTGGAAGTTACAATGTTGGTTTTATTATAGATGTTGCGGTGCCTGCATTAATGTTTGTATATCCAATTACAATTATGCTAATTTTACTAAACGTTGTACCAGAAAAATATGCTTCTAAATTGGTTTTTAGAGGTGTTGTAATTGTAACTTTTATCTTTAGTATTCCAGATTTTTTAGGGTTTATCATTCCTAGAGAAAACTTAACCGGAGTTAAAAGTCTTATTCCTTTAGCAGAACACAGTTTAGGTTGGGTGTTGCCTGCTTTGATAGTTTTTGTTTTGTTGAATTTAATGCCAAATAAAGCTCATGAATAA